A stretch of Ferrimicrobium sp. DNA encodes these proteins:
- a CDS encoding DUF664 domain-containing protein, with product MVSEMPKEYQALSSSLTHQRSHIFEALAGLGGEDLCRRMLPSHWTCLGLVNHLSLDVERFWFQAVIAGDQSAIADAFASASNAWNVDPDVSADLVLDGYRHNIELSDAIGATSSLDVAPAWWPQSLFGSWRLDSVREVILHVITETAAHVGHLDAARELIDGKQRLVLTD from the coding sequence ATGGTGTCAGAGATGCCAAAGGAGTACCAAGCGCTGTCGTCCTCTCTAACCCACCAACGCAGCCACATTTTCGAGGCGCTTGCTGGCCTCGGGGGCGAAGATCTGTGCCGTCGAATGCTTCCCTCGCACTGGACGTGCCTTGGACTTGTCAATCACTTATCCCTGGATGTCGAACGTTTCTGGTTCCAGGCTGTCATTGCTGGTGACCAAAGCGCGATAGCGGACGCGTTTGCCTCGGCGAGCAACGCCTGGAACGTTGACCCCGATGTCTCAGCCGACTTGGTACTTGATGGCTACCGGCACAACATCGAGCTTTCCGATGCAATTGGCGCTACCAGTTCCTTGGACGTGGCACCCGCATGGTGGCCACAGAGTCTCTTTGGTTCCTGGCGCCTCGATAGCGTCCGAGAGGTCATACTCCACGTTATCACCGAGACCGCCGCCCACGTTGGTCACCTCGATGCCGCACGTGAGTTGATCGATGGCAAACAACGACTTGTCCTCACCGATTGA
- a CDS encoding RNA polymerase sigma factor: protein MNSEDVKRAVDVAFHEEWARIVATLIRRTGDWDLAEECAQEAFAEALRSWSVSGVPQRPGAWLTTVAGNRAIDRLRRATRGVELVQQVALASLQPGVEEEAMLELFQETDTVTDDRLQLMFTCCHPALPLEGRVALTLRSLAGLSTAEIARAFLVSEATMAKRLTRAKAKIRAAAIPFRVPPAHLLGERTAGVLAVLYLMFNEGYSVSEIDHTNLCGEAIRLTRALRQLMPDEPEVTGALALMILQHSRRGARFGADGELITLEEQDRDLWQGVEIREGIELLDSALRCRRVGPYQLQAAIAACHSRSETSADTDWDEISGLYGLLDKVMPSPVVRLNRAVAVAMTGNIEKALAIIDELTDQGELERYYLLEATRADLLRRLGNQMSAAAAYAKACTLAPSEVERRYLRRRLAEITTSAGGE from the coding sequence ATGAACTCGGAGGATGTGAAGCGGGCGGTGGACGTTGCCTTCCACGAAGAGTGGGCTCGCATCGTGGCTACCCTGATCAGGCGCACCGGTGACTGGGATCTGGCTGAGGAGTGCGCCCAGGAGGCCTTCGCAGAGGCGCTGCGAAGTTGGTCGGTGAGTGGTGTTCCACAACGTCCCGGTGCATGGCTCACGACCGTCGCCGGGAACCGGGCCATCGACCGGTTACGGCGAGCGACCCGAGGTGTCGAATTGGTTCAACAGGTGGCGCTCGCGTCGTTGCAGCCAGGGGTGGAGGAAGAAGCGATGCTCGAGCTATTCCAAGAGACTGATACAGTCACCGATGATCGCCTCCAGCTGATGTTCACCTGCTGTCATCCAGCGCTGCCGTTGGAGGGCAGGGTGGCATTAACGCTTCGGAGCCTTGCGGGACTGAGTACAGCCGAGATTGCGCGCGCCTTTCTGGTGTCCGAAGCGACGATGGCCAAACGCCTCACCCGTGCCAAGGCAAAGATCCGAGCGGCTGCGATCCCCTTTAGAGTGCCACCAGCGCACTTGCTTGGCGAGCGTACTGCGGGCGTGCTGGCAGTACTGTACCTCATGTTCAACGAGGGCTACTCTGTCTCCGAGATTGACCACACGAACCTCTGTGGGGAGGCGATCCGGTTGACTCGTGCTCTCCGTCAGCTGATGCCAGATGAACCTGAGGTGACCGGTGCCTTGGCGCTGATGATCTTACAGCATTCGCGTCGCGGTGCCCGCTTTGGCGCAGATGGGGAGTTGATCACCCTTGAAGAACAGGATCGGGACCTTTGGCAAGGTGTGGAAATCCGCGAAGGGATCGAATTGCTGGACTCTGCCTTGAGGTGTCGCCGGGTCGGCCCTTACCAACTCCAGGCGGCGATCGCCGCCTGCCATTCTCGGTCAGAGACCAGTGCGGACACCGACTGGGATGAGATCTCGGGCCTCTACGGTCTCCTTGACAAAGTGATGCCATCACCGGTGGTACGACTCAACCGAGCCGTTGCGGTGGCGATGACGGGAAATATCGAAAAAGCACTCGCGATCATCGACGAGCTAACCGATCAAGGGGAACTAGAGCGCTATTACCTCCTTGAAGCCACACGTGCCGACCTGCTGCGCCGCCTCGGCAATCAGATGAGCGCCGCAGCTGCCTATGCGAAGGCGTGTACGCTGGCACCATCAGAGGTCGAACGACGATATCTCCGTCGTCGATTAGCTGAGATCACCACTTCAGCGGGAGGAGAATAA